The following coding sequences lie in one Sulfuricurvum sp. genomic window:
- a CDS encoding tyrosine-type recombinase/integrase, whose amino-acid sequence MSSENELHRAKEEFLKYLDGIRGYSSLTIRSYHDAIEEMLMYAEIHDEAGILMINLMPLRLRIAPLKSKTIAAKLSAIRSFVKYLRSQNKTVELRGDESVKTPKTLPKPISHEHIVHALQNADPMTQLAITMLYTMGLRISELAHLRVDDISGEWCRIRGKGDKERDVPMLGDIVSMLMAYQRVSPSKAYVFELEGEKLSENSLRYMITKAFAKVGLKVTPHQLRHSYATELLNNGARIADVSELLGHASMATTQIYTKLGNALKMDHYLKSHPLCHSPEDPQ is encoded by the coding sequence ATGTCTTCTGAAAATGAACTGCATCGTGCAAAAGAAGAATTTTTAAAATATCTTGACGGAATACGGGGATATTCGTCTCTCACGATTCGAAGTTATCATGATGCGATTGAAGAGATGCTCATGTATGCTGAAATACACGATGAAGCAGGCATACTCATGATCAATCTGATGCCGCTTCGACTTCGTATCGCACCTTTAAAATCCAAAACAATCGCCGCAAAACTCAGTGCGATCCGCAGTTTTGTCAAATACCTCCGATCTCAAAATAAAACGGTAGAATTACGCGGAGACGAGAGTGTAAAAACTCCGAAAACACTCCCTAAACCGATATCACATGAACACATTGTCCATGCATTACAGAACGCCGATCCAATGACACAATTGGCGATTACAATGCTCTATACAATGGGACTTAGAATCTCTGAGCTTGCCCATTTGAGAGTAGATGATATCTCAGGCGAATGGTGTCGTATTCGGGGAAAAGGGGACAAAGAACGGGATGTCCCGATGCTTGGAGATATTGTGTCTATGCTAATGGCTTACCAAAGAGTGTCCCCTTCCAAAGCATACGTTTTTGAGCTTGAAGGTGAAAAATTAAGCGAAAATAGTCTAAGATATATGATTACCAAGGCATTCGCAAAGGTTGGACTAAAAGTGACTCCTCATCAATTGCGTCATTCGTATGCTACTGAGCTGTTAAACAATGGTGCGCGTATTGCCGATGTTAGCGAATTATTAGGTCATGCAAGTATGGCTACGACACAGATTTATACCAAATTGGGAAACGCGCTAAAGATGGATCATTATCTCAAATCGCATCCACTGTGCCATTCTCCTGAGGATCCTCAGTGA
- a CDS encoding HP0268 family nuclease, translating to MELKIARSEHDAKPKKIDLKKITEMVEKSNSSILYFDRENSHKDLLALQDHFESEGKSFYMREVKYGLSANEYMYEVHIL from the coding sequence ATGGAACTAAAAATCGCACGCAGCGAACACGACGCCAAACCAAAAAAAATCGACCTTAAAAAAATCACTGAAATGGTCGAAAAAAGCAATTCATCGATCCTTTATTTTGATCGTGAAAACTCACATAAAGATCTTCTTGCCCTTCAAGATCATTTTGAAAGCGAAGGGAAAAGTTTTTACATGCGTGAAGTTAAATACGGACTTTCCGCTAATGAATACATGTACGAGGTTCACATCCTCTAA
- the fabI gene encoding enoyl-ACP reductase FabI encodes MLMQGKKGLIVGLANDKSIAYGIAQALHVQGAQMAFTYLNEALQKRVEPIAAGFDNSPVYKLDVSDESDMEAIAAKVAADFGQIDFLVHSVAFAPKEALTEGFMKTSKSAFQIAMDVSVYSLIDLTNRLESVLAPGASIITLSYLGGPKYIPNYNVMGVAKAALESTVRYMAVELGASKGQRVNAISAGPIRTLAASGIGDFKQILNWNEANAPLRKNVTIEEVGNSAMYLLSDLSSGVSGEVHYVDAGYNIMGMAAVEKNAEGKSVFVWDSNK; translated from the coding sequence ATGTTAATGCAAGGTAAAAAAGGGTTAATCGTAGGATTGGCAAATGACAAATCGATCGCATACGGAATTGCACAGGCTCTTCATGTACAAGGGGCGCAAATGGCGTTTACTTATCTTAATGAAGCGTTACAAAAACGGGTAGAGCCTATTGCAGCAGGATTTGACAACAGTCCTGTGTATAAACTGGATGTTTCGGATGAATCAGACATGGAAGCTATTGCGGCAAAAGTTGCGGCAGATTTCGGTCAAATCGATTTTTTGGTTCACTCTGTCGCATTTGCACCGAAAGAGGCACTCACGGAAGGGTTTATGAAAACCTCAAAAAGCGCCTTTCAAATCGCAATGGATGTTTCTGTCTATTCGTTGATCGATTTGACCAATCGTCTTGAGAGCGTTTTGGCACCAGGAGCATCGATTATTACCCTCAGTTACCTCGGCGGACCGAAATACATCCCGAATTATAATGTGATGGGTGTTGCAAAAGCGGCACTTGAATCAACGGTACGCTATATGGCGGTAGAATTGGGTGCATCCAAAGGTCAGCGTGTTAACGCGATCAGCGCCGGACCGATCCGAACTCTTGCCGCTAGCGGAATCGGCGATTTCAAACAAATCCTCAACTGGAACGAAGCCAATGCACCGCTTCGTAAAAACGTCACGATCGAAGAGGTTGGAAATTCTGCCATGTACTTGCTTAGCGACCTCTCCAGCGGCGTGAGCGGTGAAGTGCATTATGTCGATGCGGGCTATAACATTATGGGTATGGCTGCGGTAGAGAAAAACGCTGAAGGCAAAAGTGTTTTTGTCTGGGATTCTAATAAATAA
- the miaB gene encoding tRNA (N6-isopentenyl adenosine(37)-C2)-methylthiotransferase MiaB gives MSKKLFIETLGCAMNVRDSEHMIAELNAHEGYELTDDAASADLILINTCSVREKPVHKLFSELGVFNKLKKADAKIGVCGCTASHLGKEIIKRAPYVNFVLGARNVSKIADVLHRDKAVEVEIDYDESQFAFKDFRSSPYKAYINISIGCDKQCTFCIVPKTRGDEISIPADLIVAEARKAVAGGAKEIFLLGQNVNNYGRRFSGENEKMNFTELLRRVSAVEGVERIRFTSPHPLHMDDEFIEEFARNPKICKSMHMPLQSGSSDILKAMKRGYTKEWFLNRAKKLRELVPDVNISTDIIVAFPGESEEDFQDTLDVMEQVRFEQIFSFKYSPRPMTEAEGFTNTVDSEIGSERLSRLQAFQDTILDSITAGLMDKEIEVYFEELRSDGYIAGRSDNNIMVKVKGSEEWLGKIARVKITGVSRSVQYGEIIA, from the coding sequence ATGTCTAAAAAACTTTTTATCGAGACGCTTGGATGCGCAATGAATGTGCGCGATTCCGAGCATATGATCGCTGAGTTGAATGCTCATGAAGGATATGAACTCACCGATGATGCCGCTTCAGCTGATTTAATCCTCATCAATACCTGTTCCGTCCGTGAAAAACCAGTTCATAAACTTTTTTCTGAGTTGGGTGTCTTTAACAAACTCAAAAAGGCGGATGCTAAAATCGGCGTATGCGGATGTACGGCTTCACATCTGGGAAAAGAGATTATCAAACGTGCTCCGTATGTTAACTTTGTCCTCGGTGCTCGTAATGTTTCGAAAATCGCTGACGTACTGCATCGGGATAAAGCGGTTGAAGTCGAAATTGATTATGATGAATCTCAGTTTGCGTTTAAAGACTTCCGAAGCAGCCCCTATAAAGCGTATATCAATATTTCGATCGGGTGTGACAAACAATGCACCTTTTGTATCGTCCCGAAAACACGCGGCGATGAGATTTCTATCCCTGCGGACTTGATTGTTGCTGAAGCGCGTAAAGCGGTTGCAGGCGGGGCTAAAGAGATATTCTTGCTCGGACAGAACGTCAACAATTACGGGCGACGTTTCTCAGGTGAAAACGAAAAGATGAACTTTACCGAATTGCTTCGGCGCGTGAGTGCGGTTGAGGGGGTAGAACGTATCCGATTTACCTCTCCTCACCCTTTGCATATGGACGATGAGTTTATCGAAGAGTTTGCCCGTAACCCTAAAATCTGCAAATCGATGCACATGCCGCTTCAAAGCGGGTCAAGCGATATTCTCAAAGCGATGAAACGCGGATACACCAAAGAGTGGTTTTTAAACCGTGCGAAAAAATTACGCGAGTTGGTTCCGGATGTGAATATCAGCACCGATATCATCGTTGCTTTTCCGGGTGAAAGCGAGGAAGATTTTCAGGATACGCTTGATGTGATGGAACAAGTTCGGTTTGAGCAGATTTTTAGTTTTAAATATTCTCCGCGACCTATGACGGAGGCGGAAGGATTTACGAATACGGTTGATTCGGAAATCGGTTCGGAGCGTTTGAGTAGGCTTCAAGCGTTTCAAGACACGATTTTGGATTCGATTACGGCAGGATTGATGGACAAAGAGATTGAGGTCTATTTTGAAGAACTGCGTAGTGACGGGTATATAGCTGGACGAAGTGATAACAACATCATGGTAAAAGTCAAAGGTTCCGAAGAATGGCTGGGCAAAATAGCCCGAGTGAAAATTACGGGAGTCTCAAGATCTGTTCAGTACGGAGAGATCATTGCGTAA
- the gap gene encoding type I glyceraldehyde-3-phosphate dehydrogenase translates to MALKIAINGFGRIGRCVTRIIASREDIELVAINDMASIDMILYLLQNDSVHGSFGTDVAMVEDEYLQIGRNKVRILCEKNPENLDFGALGADVVLECSGLFLTEALTRHHLDKGVKKVILSAPTQDSTIPTFVLGVNEHLYAGERIISNASCTTNCLGPIAKIIDETYEIEKGLMTTIHAYTNGQAIIDSAHGSDKRRSRAAALNMIPTTTGAAKALSLVLPNLEGKLHGQSVRVPTPDVSMVDLNVVVKKRTSKEEVSALFKSYAHHQMQGILEVDERYRVSQDFVGSSFSATVADDLIQVIDGNLIKIMAWYDNEWGYSNRLIEMALFINKQ, encoded by the coding sequence ATGGCATTGAAGATTGCTATTAACGGTTTCGGTCGTATCGGTCGCTGTGTTACCCGTATCATCGCTTCACGCGAAGATATTGAGCTCGTAGCGATTAACGATATGGCTTCAATCGATATGATACTTTATCTCCTCCAAAACGATTCGGTTCATGGATCCTTTGGAACGGATGTGGCAATGGTAGAGGATGAGTATCTACAAATCGGGCGAAATAAAGTCCGAATATTGTGTGAAAAAAACCCTGAAAATCTCGATTTCGGCGCACTGGGTGCTGATGTTGTTTTGGAATGCAGCGGTCTGTTTTTGACGGAAGCTTTAACACGTCACCATTTGGATAAAGGGGTCAAAAAAGTTATTCTCTCCGCCCCTACGCAAGACAGTACTATCCCGACGTTTGTATTGGGTGTTAATGAACACCTTTACGCAGGCGAACGTATTATTTCTAATGCTTCGTGTACGACCAATTGTCTGGGACCGATTGCAAAAATTATTGATGAAACGTATGAGATTGAAAAAGGGCTTATGACCACGATTCATGCGTACACCAACGGTCAAGCGATTATCGACTCGGCACACGGAAGCGATAAACGTCGTTCCCGAGCAGCAGCACTCAATATGATTCCGACGACGACAGGTGCCGCTAAAGCCCTAAGTCTTGTCTTGCCGAATCTGGAAGGGAAACTTCACGGACAAAGTGTCCGTGTCCCGACTCCGGATGTGTCGATGGTCGATCTAAATGTTGTGGTGAAAAAGCGGACGAGTAAAGAAGAAGTCAGTGCTCTTTTTAAATCGTACGCCCATCATCAGATGCAAGGGATTTTAGAGGTAGATGAACGTTATCGTGTCTCGCAGGATTTCGTAGGTTCGAGTTTCAGTGCTACAGTAGCAGATGACCTGATACAGGTAATCGACGGAAATTTAATTAAAATCATGGCGTGGTATGATAACGAATGGGGCTATTCAAACCGTCTCATTGAAATGGCATTGTTTATTAATAAACAATAA
- a CDS encoding triose-phosphate isomerase, protein MIVCANFKANKTRQETRAYMAVVESFVSANDIDDTIIVFPPFTALEHLPRNVLIGVQNAYPAQNGAFTGEITLEQLEEFEVKTILIGHSERRHVLGESQEQITAKFRFFAEQGFVIVYCVGEPLSVREEGFSSLMNYIETQFEGIDLTYSDLIVAYEPVWAIGTGLTPSSQDIEQVHSALRAKTSAPLLYGGSVKVENAGEIMALENVDGILVGSAALSASDFCDMVAQASELNTEKGE, encoded by the coding sequence ATGATAGTGTGTGCAAATTTCAAAGCTAACAAAACGCGTCAAGAAACTCGAGCCTATATGGCAGTAGTAGAATCTTTTGTAAGCGCAAACGATATTGATGATACGATCATAGTTTTCCCTCCATTTACGGCATTGGAACATCTTCCTCGTAATGTATTGATCGGTGTTCAAAATGCATATCCAGCTCAAAATGGGGCTTTTACCGGTGAAATCACGTTAGAACAGCTTGAAGAATTTGAAGTGAAAACAATTCTTATCGGGCATTCTGAACGTCGTCATGTCCTGGGTGAATCACAAGAACAGATTACAGCAAAATTTCGTTTTTTCGCTGAACAGGGGTTTGTAATCGTTTATTGCGTGGGAGAACCTTTATCCGTTCGCGAAGAGGGTTTTTCATCTTTGATGAACTATATCGAAACACAGTTTGAGGGGATTGATCTAACCTATTCCGATTTGATAGTGGCGTATGAGCCTGTATGGGCGATCGGTACGGGATTAACCCCTTCGTCACAAGACATCGAGCAGGTTCACAGTGCATTGCGGGCAAAAACATCCGCACCGCTTTTATACGGCGGAAGCGTCAAAGTGGAAAATGCGGGTGAAATTATGGCTCTTGAAAATGTAGATGGTATCCTTGTCGGGTCGGCGGCACTCAGTGCGTCAGATTTTTGTGACATGGTTGCCCAAGCTTCAGAATTAAACACGGAAAAAGGAGAATAA
- a CDS encoding phosphoglycerate kinase — protein sequence MQLLGIKECDIHGKKVFIRCDFNVPTDDYGNITDDRRIRSALATISYCLDQGCAIILASHFGRPKGEIDEKYSLSPVARRLHQLLKIDVKMATDVVGESAMKLSSELKCGEVMLLENLRFEKGETKNDPELSRALASMAEIYINDAFGVSHRAHASVAGITEYFDEAHKAAGFLLQKEIQFFDILLERPVRPFAAIVGGSKVSGKLEALINLLPKVDKVLIGGGMAFTFLKALGYDVGNSLVEDDLLDEATNIMNEAKRLGVKFYLPFDVVAAERFAPDAMSRLCSVQEIPAGWMGLDIGPATVRLYRQVLGDVQTILWNGPMGVYEMERFARGSNKIAHFVADSYATTVVGGGDTADLVQRIGLDEEMTFISTGGGASLELLEGKILPGVKPLMK from the coding sequence ATGCAGTTACTCGGTATTAAAGAGTGCGACATCCACGGCAAAAAAGTATTTATTCGATGTGATTTTAATGTCCCTACGGATGATTACGGCAATATTACCGATGATCGCCGCATCCGTTCGGCTCTCGCAACTATCAGTTATTGTTTGGATCAAGGATGTGCAATCATTCTTGCGTCACATTTTGGGCGACCGAAAGGGGAGATAGACGAGAAATATTCTCTCTCTCCTGTTGCCAGACGGCTGCATCAACTTCTTAAAATCGATGTAAAAATGGCTACGGATGTTGTTGGAGAAAGTGCCATGAAACTTTCCTCTGAACTTAAATGCGGAGAAGTGATGTTGTTGGAAAATCTTCGCTTTGAAAAAGGTGAAACAAAAAATGATCCTGAACTGAGCCGTGCATTGGCGTCAATGGCAGAGATCTATATTAATGATGCTTTTGGTGTGAGCCATCGTGCTCATGCTTCGGTTGCTGGGATTACTGAGTATTTTGATGAGGCGCATAAGGCAGCAGGTTTTTTACTCCAAAAAGAGATCCAGTTCTTTGATATTCTTTTGGAACGTCCGGTACGACCGTTCGCAGCCATCGTGGGCGGGAGTAAAGTTTCCGGAAAGCTCGAAGCATTGATTAATTTGTTGCCGAAAGTTGATAAAGTGTTGATCGGAGGGGGAATGGCATTTACATTTCTCAAAGCGCTTGGTTACGATGTCGGGAATTCTTTGGTTGAAGACGATTTGTTAGACGAAGCAACGAACATTATGAATGAAGCAAAACGTCTCGGTGTCAAGTTCTATCTCCCTTTTGATGTTGTTGCGGCAGAGAGATTCGCTCCGGATGCAATGAGCCGTTTATGCAGTGTACAAGAGATTCCGGCCGGTTGGATGGGGTTAGATATCGGGCCCGCAACGGTAAGATTGTACCGTCAGGTTCTAGGAGATGTGCAAACGATTTTATGGAACGGGCCTATGGGTGTTTATGAGATGGAACGTTTTGCTCGCGGATCGAATAAAATCGCTCACTTTGTTGCAGATTCGTATGCTACAACCGTTGTCGGCGGCGGTGATACGGCTGATTTGGTTCAACGTATCGGGCTTGATGAGGAGATGACGTTTATCTCAACGGGAGGCGGTGCGTCGTTGGAACTGTTAGAAGGAAAAATTCTCCCTGGCGTAAAACCATTAATGAAATAA
- a CDS encoding lysophospholipid acyltransferase family protein, giving the protein MRKRFLRSLALWLIPPIGTLLIRFIYLTNKKRFHLPTVVPSEPVIFAFWHGDLLLQPYLYYQFRASPKANVLISDHFDGQIIARIMRYFKLGTIHGSTTRGGAKVLIQALKSLNEGYDIGITPDGPKGPRHEMSDGVVIMAQKRKTKVIVYSCVPSRYWQLPSWDRFTVPKPFGTLDFYASEPINLEGLEMEAAKSVIKEKLMEHVF; this is encoded by the coding sequence TTGCGTAAGCGTTTTCTACGCTCTTTGGCATTGTGGTTGATTCCGCCGATCGGAACGCTGTTGATCCGTTTTATTTATCTTACAAACAAAAAACGGTTTCATCTTCCTACAGTGGTCCCATCTGAGCCCGTGATTTTTGCCTTTTGGCACGGGGATCTTCTACTGCAGCCGTATCTCTATTATCAGTTTCGTGCATCTCCCAAAGCAAACGTTCTCATTTCGGATCATTTTGACGGCCAAATTATCGCACGGATTATGCGCTACTTTAAGCTCGGAACAATTCACGGCTCAACCACACGCGGGGGCGCGAAAGTATTGATACAGGCCCTTAAATCATTGAATGAGGGATACGATATCGGTATCACTCCCGACGGTCCGAAAGGACCTCGGCATGAAATGAGCGACGGAGTGGTGATTATGGCGCAAAAACGTAAAACCAAGGTCATCGTCTACAGCTGTGTGCCGTCGCGCTATTGGCAATTACCGAGTTGGGACCGCTTTACAGTTCCAAAACCGTTTGGAACACTCGATTTTTATGCAAGTGAGCCGATCAATCTTGAAGGGCTGGAGATGGAAGCGGCAAAGTCCGTTATCAAAGAGAAATTGATGGAACATGTCTTCTGA
- the nusA gene encoding transcription termination factor NusA: MENILDIIDSIANEKGLSRENVQEAIKTSFIQTAKRIINPTFAFEADIDDRTKQVKLRQIITVVADDAPEIEGENVGAYMGITAALEIDDEAEIGDQLQMEHDIESYGRSAFATLHREIEFHIQRLVENELYDKYKSKINQIVSGRVTRVDSEQNTTIEIDEIRAVLPMKSRIKGEKFKVGDVVSALVRRVHVDKSSGISMELSRTAPKFLEELLALEVPEIKDGIVVIEKCARIPGERAKIALYTNRPQIDPIGATVGVRGVRINAVSEELCGENIDCVEYSASPELFISRAMSPAIISAVTVSENEAGEKKATVTLPSDQKSKAIGKSGINIRLASMLTGYTIELNEVGGSAQMGEKAQEEKKEGLSSLEALFGN; the protein is encoded by the coding sequence ATGGAAAATATTTTAGACATTATTGATTCAATTGCCAATGAAAAAGGGCTTAGCCGCGAAAACGTCCAAGAGGCTATCAAAACTTCCTTTATCCAAACCGCTAAACGGATTATCAATCCGACATTTGCTTTTGAAGCGGATATTGATGACCGTACCAAACAGGTAAAATTACGCCAAATTATCACGGTTGTAGCCGACGATGCTCCTGAAATCGAAGGAGAAAATGTCGGAGCCTATATGGGTATCACTGCCGCACTCGAAATTGACGATGAAGCTGAAATCGGCGATCAGCTCCAAATGGAACACGATATCGAGAGTTATGGCCGAAGTGCGTTCGCGACACTGCACCGTGAGATTGAATTTCATATCCAACGCCTCGTAGAAAACGAGCTCTACGACAAATACAAAAGCAAAATCAACCAAATCGTCTCCGGTCGTGTCACCCGTGTTGACAGTGAGCAAAATACTACCATTGAGATCGATGAAATTCGTGCCGTATTGCCGATGAAAAGCCGTATCAAAGGGGAAAAATTCAAAGTAGGCGATGTCGTCAGCGCACTCGTTCGCCGTGTCCATGTCGATAAAAGCAGCGGTATTTCGATGGAACTTTCCCGTACTGCTCCTAAATTCCTCGAAGAACTTTTAGCCCTTGAAGTCCCTGAGATCAAAGACGGTATCGTCGTGATCGAAAAATGTGCCCGTATTCCGGGTGAACGTGCTAAAATCGCACTTTACACCAACCGTCCGCAAATCGACCCGATCGGTGCGACAGTCGGTGTACGCGGTGTCCGTATCAATGCGGTAAGCGAAGAACTGTGCGGTGAAAACATCGACTGTGTTGAGTACAGCGCTTCACCGGAACTTTTCATTTCTCGTGCCATGAGTCCAGCAATCATCAGTGCGGTTACTGTAAGTGAAAATGAAGCAGGTGAGAAAAAAGCAACCGTCACCCTTCCGAGCGATCAAAAGTCCAAAGCAATCGGAAAAAGCGGTATCAATATCCGTCTTGCCTCAATGTTGACCGGTTATACCATCGAGCTTAATGAAGTAGGCGGAAGTGCGCAAATGGGTGAAAAAGCTCAAGAAGAGAAAAAAGAGGGATTGAGTTCGCTCGAAGCGCTTTTCGGGAACTAA
- a CDS encoding ABC transporter permease, translating into MKYFIRSLLYTFLMLFLISLISFGAIHLAPNSFMGGELNPNMTPESIAQLRAIYGLDKPLFQQYMDWVFNLLTLNFGISFVNGAQVSEVVADRLPVTLWMNAVTLVVTFVISLWMGIKGAMTYGQKTDKVLNQISLLSFAMPSYYLALVAMMVLSVTLGWFPIAGMHSLEPPEGIGYYLDMAWHLTLPIAVMIFVGIGSLALYVRSLVIEILKSDYIYFARARGIDEGKIIRYYILPNLLPPIVTMLGLSLPGLIGGSVILESIFGIEGMGQLFYLSAMSRDYPVIMGILMMSAFLTLIGNQIADAVLLKLNPFVRR; encoded by the coding sequence ATGAAATATTTTATCCGATCACTATTGTATACCTTCCTTATGCTCTTTTTGATTTCTTTAATCTCATTTGGTGCGATCCATTTGGCTCCGAACAGTTTTATGGGAGGAGAACTCAATCCGAACATGACTCCCGAATCGATAGCTCAGCTGCGTGCTATCTATGGTCTCGATAAACCGCTATTTCAACAGTATATGGATTGGGTTTTTAACCTTTTGACCCTCAACTTCGGTATCTCGTTTGTTAACGGGGCTCAGGTAAGTGAGGTGGTCGCAGATCGTCTCCCTGTAACGCTGTGGATGAATGCCGTTACTTTGGTCGTGACATTTGTCATTTCATTGTGGATGGGGATCAAAGGGGCAATGACCTATGGGCAAAAAACGGATAAAGTATTAAACCAAATTTCACTCCTAAGCTTCGCAATGCCCTCGTATTATCTGGCATTGGTTGCAATGATGGTGCTGAGCGTTACGTTAGGATGGTTTCCTATCGCGGGAATGCACTCACTCGAACCACCGGAAGGGATCGGATATTATCTCGATATGGCGTGGCATTTGACGCTTCCGATAGCGGTTATGATCTTTGTAGGGATTGGAAGTTTAGCCCTATATGTCCGCTCACTGGTAATCGAAATCCTTAAAAGCGACTACATCTATTTTGCACGTGCTCGCGGGATTGATGAGGGAAAAATTATCCGTTATTATATTTTGCCGAATCTCTTGCCTCCTATTGTGACGATGCTGGGACTTTCGTTGCCGGGATTGATCGGAGGATCGGTGATTTTAGAATCGATTTTTGGAATCGAGGGGATGGGACAGCTGTTTTATCTCTCTGCGATGAGTCGGGATTATCCGGTGATTATGGGGATTTTGATGATGAGTGCGTTTTTGACACTCATCGGCAATCAGATTGCGGATGCAGTCTTGCTCAAATTAAATCCATTTGTGAGACGATAG
- a CDS encoding porin: MKLVKMSLAAAVLLGASAFAIDNVKVSGDAKLFYGTNDSSTYSLFDKDSSYADTALRVGVTGDLVKGVSFGLTGYGVSTLGLENNLVSGIWSGAHTVTGNTSRFGAAVNDEAWLGEAWLAATLGKTTAKLGRMTLDTPLAFTETWNITPNTFEAAVLINQDIPDTTLVGAWVGKGNGGANVVGSKGTFNTFVNDGAYAAAIVNNSLKPLVAQAWYYNVSNIADAYWLQADWDCQLIKGAKVGVQYADMSPKGLLNGLDDTKAFAVKLAYAVDALNVSAAYSDVNNKGPLKVQNVATDLQGAAQSKLYTESWWSYGYVGAPDATAWNLTAEYDAKGIAKLGAYYTNVNTDWANKSGDLSEVAVTATKSFGPLDTTLAYINTKADAASSYNTLQAYLTLNF, from the coding sequence ATGAAGTTAGTTAAAATGAGTCTTGCGGCAGCAGTATTGCTCGGAGCAAGTGCATTCGCAATCGACAATGTAAAAGTAAGCGGTGACGCTAAACTTTTCTATGGTACTAATGATAGTAGTACATATAGTCTTTTTGATAAAGACAGCAGCTATGCAGATACTGCATTACGTGTTGGTGTAACAGGTGATTTGGTTAAAGGTGTATCTTTCGGCTTAACTGGATATGGTGTTAGTACACTTGGTCTTGAAAATAATCTCGTAAGTGGTATTTGGTCTGGTGCGCATACGGTAACTGGTAACACATCGAGATTTGGTGCAGCAGTTAATGATGAAGCATGGCTCGGTGAAGCATGGTTGGCGGCTACTTTAGGTAAAACGACTGCAAAATTAGGTCGTATGACATTGGATACTCCATTAGCATTCACTGAAACATGGAACATTACACCAAATACTTTTGAAGCTGCGGTACTTATCAACCAAGATATTCCTGATACAACTTTGGTCGGCGCATGGGTAGGCAAAGGCAACGGTGGAGCTAACGTTGTAGGTTCGAAAGGTACATTTAATACATTTGTTAATGATGGTGCTTATGCAGCGGCTATCGTAAACAACTCTTTAAAACCTCTTGTTGCACAAGCATGGTATTATAATGTTTCTAATATCGCTGATGCATACTGGTTACAAGCAGATTGGGATTGCCAATTGATTAAAGGTGCAAAAGTAGGCGTACAATATGCTGACATGTCTCCAAAAGGTCTATTGAATGGATTGGATGATACTAAAGCATTTGCTGTAAAACTTGCTTATGCTGTAGATGCTCTTAATGTTTCAGCTGCATATTCTGACGTGAATAACAAAGGTCCATTGAAAGTTCAAAACGTTGCAACTGATCTTCAAGGTGCAGCACAATCAAAACTTTACACTGAAAGCTGGTGGTCTTATGGATATGTTGGAGCACCAGATGCAACAGCATGGAATCTTACAGCTGAGTATGATGCAAAAGGTATTGCTAAGTTGGGTGCATACTATACCAATGTAAACACTGATTGGGCAAATAAATCTGGAGATTTGAGTGAAGTAGCTGTAACTGCTACAAAATCATTCGGACCGTTGGATACAACTTTGGCGTATATTAATACAAAAGCAGACGCTGCTTCAAGCTATAACACTCTTCAAGCTTACTTAACTCTTAACTTCTAA